One window of Elaeis guineensis isolate ETL-2024a chromosome 11, EG11, whole genome shotgun sequence genomic DNA carries:
- the LOC105034116 gene encoding uncharacterized protein, whose product MALHSYSPVRLNPTPLISIKRHRISHRPGSIRASAVSSAPKARFIAKRSDSTSVQQLQRPLLEYMSLPASQYSVLDAERIERVDDNTFRCYVYRIKFFAFEICPVLVVRVDEEPNGCCIRLLSCKLEGSPLVEAQNEKFSASMVNRVSCNGGMQNSGMQQLTTDTTIEVFIEIPFAFRAIPVEAIESTGTQVLEQLLRIMLPRFLRQLVKDYQAWASGDTSRQPLGTGEL is encoded by the exons ATGGCGCTCCACTCTTATTCTCCGGTGCGCCTGAACCCTACCCCTCTCATATCCATTAAACGCCACCGGATCTCCCACCGCCCCGGCTCGATACGCGCCTCCGCCGTCTCCTCCGCCCCCAAAGCTCGCTTCATCGCCAAGCGCTCCGACTCCACCTCCGTCCAACAGCTCCAGCGCCCTCTCT TGGAGTACATGAGCCTGCCGGCAAGCCAGTACTCGGTGCTGGACGCGGAGCGGATCGAGCGCGTGGATGATAACACCTTCCGCTGCTACGTGTACCGCATCAAGTTCTTCGCCTTCGAGATCTGTCCTGTTCTCGTTGTCCGGGTCGACGAGGAGCCGAATGGCTGCTGCATCAGGCTCTTGTCCTGCAAG TTGGAGGGTTCGCCGCTTGTGGAAGCTCAGAATGAGAAATTCTCAG CTTCGATGGTGAATAGAGTTTCCTGCAATGGTGGTATGCAAAACTCGGGAATGCAGCAGCTTACAACAgatacaactattgag GTCTTTATTGAAATTCCTTTTGCATTTCGAGCTATACCTGTGGAAGCCATTGAATCCACTGGTACCCAGGTGCTTGAGCAGTTGTTAAGAATAATGCTTCCACGATTTTTGAGGCAG CTTGTTAAGGACTACCAAGCTTGGGCTTCAGGCGACACCTCAAGGCAGCCTCTGGGAACAGGTGAACTTTGA